Proteins from one Esox lucius isolate fEsoLuc1 chromosome 19, fEsoLuc1.pri, whole genome shotgun sequence genomic window:
- the uevld gene encoding ubiquitin-conjugating enzyme E2 variant 3: protein MDLNQDAIQKILSRYKFRDVAVEELQKVHRIYPEIKPVADTYTFSDGTQTDLIKLIGNIPVKYEGRSYNLPILLWLLYSFPFTPPICLLWPTPSMVIREGKHVDVKGRIYLPGLSNWDYPKSSVVGLLAEMISKFEEEPPLSTKPTEYNKDPNELLAFVSKLKINEGGVKHHNQPIKKVTVIGGGDLGMASVMSILAKGTVDKLVFIDVTESSTKGGTMDLDIFSLPKVEVSKDLSSSADSRVIVVTANSWNEEQSYASVVQTNVDMYRCIIPVLARLSPKAVLLIASQPVDIMTHVAWRQSGLPPTQVIGAGCNLDSERLSHVLDIRLNTHKQAWVIGELSDNKVPVLSNILMPRANRQQPEIAPRSKFTKPLLDRAFVMLKGHSQRSWSVGLSIADISHSILVDQNKAHSVSTLAQGWGGISAEVFLSIPCILGASGSTRLAGVSLGEEEEAKLKESITSLCALLAQLRI, encoded by the exons ATGGATCTTAATCAGGATGCAATACAGAAGATTCTGTCAAGG TATAAGTTTCGTGATGTTGCCGTTGAGGAGCTGCAGAAAGTTCACAGGATTTACCCTGAGATTAAACCAGTAGCTGACACATATA CTTTCAGTGACGGCACACAAACAGATCTGATCAAGTTGATTGGCAACATTCCAGTGAAATATGAAG GCCGTTCGTACAACCTGCCCATTCTGCTGTGGCTGTTGTACTCCTTTCCCTTCACCCCTCCTATCTGCTTGCTATGGCCCACCCCAAGTATGGTCATCAGGGAGGGAAAGCACGTTGACGTCAAGGGCCGCATTTACCTTCCCGGCCTCAGTAACTGGGACTAC CCCAAGTCATCTGTAGTAGGTCTCCTGGCTGAGATGATCTCCAAGTTTGAGGAGGAGCCTCCGCTGAGTACCAAGCCCACAGAATACAACAAAGACCCCAATGAGCTGTTGGCCTTTGTTTCCAAACTGAAGATCAATGAAG GTGGTGTAAAGCATCACAATCAACCAATCAAGAAAGTCACAGTCATTGGTGGGGGAGACTTAGGAATGGCATCTGTGATGAGCATATTGGCAAAG GGTACAGTGGATAAGCTAGTCTTCATTGACGTAACAGAAAGTTCCACCAAAGGTGGTACCATGGATCTGGACATTTTCAGCTTACCAAAGGTGGAGGTATCTAAAG ACCTGTCGTCATCTGCGGACTCCAGAGTGATTGTGGTGACAGCAAATTCGTGGAATGAAGAACAGTCGTACGCCAGCGTGGTCCAGACCAATGTGGATATGTACCGCTGCATTATCCCAGTTCTGGCTCGCCTTAGCCCCAAAGCTGTGCTGCTCATCGCCTCACAGCCAG TGGACATCATGACACATGTTGCTTGGCGACAGAGTGGCCTGCCGCCCACCCAGGTGATTGGGGCAGGATGTAACCTGGACTCTGAGCGCCTCTCTCATGTCCTGGACATCAGACTGAACACTCACAAACAGGCCTGGGTCATCGGGGAACTCTCAGACAACAAGG TCCCTGTGTTGAGTAACATTCTGATGCCAAGGGCTAACCGTCAACAGCCTGAGATTGCTCCCCGATCCAAATTCACTAAACCTCTGTTGGACAG GGCATTTGTGATGCTTAAGGGCCACAGCCAACGCTCCTGGTCCGTGGGTCTGTCCATCGCCGACATCAGCCACAGTATCCTAGTGGACCAGAATAAGGCTCACTCTGTCTCCACGCTGGCGCAG GGCTGGGGTGGTATCAGTGCAGAAGTGTTTCTCAGCATACCCTGTATCCTGGGGGCATCGGGGTCAACTCGTCTAGCAGGAGTGTCcctgggagaagaggaggaagccAAATTGAAAGAGAGCATCACGTCACTCTGTGCCCTCCTCGCACAGCTCAGGATATGA